The genomic stretch TGACAAAATTGCGGTGATGTACGACGGTCAGGTGGTGCAGTTCGGCACGCCTCGTGAACTGTTCGAAAAACCGGCGCATACCTTCGTGGGGTACTTCATTGGCAGCCCGGGGATGAACTTCATGAGCGTCACCCATCAGGCGGGCAAAGTGATGTTTGGCAAGCTGCCGCTACCCGTGAATGAGGCCGTTAGCCGCAGCGTGGCGGCCGCAGGCTCCAGCAATATCAAGCTTGGCATTCGCCCGGAGTTCATTACGGTCAGCAACTCGCCGGAGCCAAACAGCGTACCGATTGAAGTGGTCAACCTGCAGGACTTGGGGACCTACTCGCTGCTGAGCTTTACCTTGAACGGCCAGTTGTTCAAAGCGCGTCTGCCTGAAGGTCACGCGCCGGTAGGTGACGCTGCCCATGCAGTGTTTTCCGATCAGCACATCGCGCTCTATGTCGATGAATATCTAGTGGAGATCGGCCATGAATAACAAAGTACTCAATAATCGCGCATGGCTGCTGGTACTTCCCATGCTGGTGCTGGTGGCGTTTTCCGCCATCATTCCCTTAATGACCGTGGTCAACTACTCGGTGCAGGACGTGTTGGGCCCTAACGCCCGCTTCTTCACCGGCACCGAGTGGTTCCACAGCATTCTGAACGACTCTGCGCTGCGCGACGCGTTCGTGCGCCAGATTCTGTTTTCCCTGACCATTCTCGCCATCCAAGTGCCTTTGGGCATTGGCATTGCGCTGATCATGCCCAAACGCGGTTGGCAGGCGTCCGCCGTGCTGATTCTGATTACTCTACCGCTTCTGATCCCATGGAACGTGGTGGGCAGTATTTGGCAAATCTTCACCCGTGGCGATATCGGCCTCATGGGCTACGGTCTGCGCGAGCTAGGGATCAACTACAACATCACCCGTAATGCGGGCGATGCCTGGGCAACGATTATTTTGATGGACGTTTGGCACTGGACACCGCTGGTGGCCATGCTCTGCTACAGCGGGCTGCGTTCTATCCCCGAGGCTTACTACCAAGCCGCGCGTATCGACCGCGCCTCCAAGTGGGCCATCTTCCGCTACATCCAACTGCCCAAACTCACCAACGTACTGGTTATTGCGGTGCTGCTGCGCTTTATGCACTCGTTCATGATTTACGCCGAGCCCTTTGTACTGACCGGCGGCGGCCCGGGTAGCTCCACGACCTTCCTGAGCCAGTCGCTGGCCACCATGGCCATCGGCCAGCAGGATCTGGGGCCCTCTGCCGCGTTCTCGATCATTTACTTCCTGGTCATTTTGCTCGTGAGCTGGGTGTTCTACACCACCATCATGCACATGCAAAAAGATAAGAACCCGCACGGGGGAGCATGATATGTACCGCTTAGATAACGCCCAGCAGGGCGAGAAATACAACACCATTTTTAGCCGGACAACGCCTGCACAGCGCCGCAAACGTAACGCGCGCAGCCGGTTCCGTTCACGGTTTCTGCTGGGGCTCTACCTGTTTTTGATGATTCTGCCCATTTATTGGCTGTTCAACATGTCGCTGCAGACTAACAGTGAGATTCTGGGCTCCATGACGCTATGGCCCAAGAACCTGACGTTCGATAACTACATCGGCATTTTCACTAATTCCAGCTGGTACATGGGCTATGTGAATTCAATGCTGTATGTGGCGCTCAACATGCTGATCACGATTTGCGTGGCGCTGCCTGCTGCCTATGCGTTCAGCCGCTACCGTTTCATTGGCGATAAGCACCTGTTCTTCTGGCTGCTTACCAACTTGATGGCACCGCCTGCGGTATTTCTGCTGCCCTACTTCCAGCTCTACTACTCGGTAGGTTTGTTCGATACCCATATCGCCGTGGCCCTGGCCCACTGTCTGTTCAATATTCCGCTGGCGATCTGGATTCTCGAAGGTTTCATGAGCAGCGTGCCCAAAGAGATCGATGAGACGGCGTATATCGACGGCTACAGCTTTCCGCGCTTCTTTATCAAGATTTTCATTCCTATGATCCGCTCCGGTATCGGCGTCACGCTGTTCTTCCTGTTCATGTTCTCGTGGGTAGAGCTGCTGCTGGCACGTACCCTGACGGCCACCGACGCTCAACCGATCGGCATGATCATGACCCGCACCTCCACTGCCTCGGGCATCGACTGGGGAACGCTGGCGGCCGCCGGTGTGCTGACCATCGTCCCAGGCATCCTGGTGGTGTACTTCGTTCGTAATCATATCGCCAAGGGCTTTGCCCTGGGCCGCACCTGAGGAGCAGCGCCATGACGTGGATGGTATGGACGACGCCGACTGCCATTTTCTTTTCATCCATTGCAGCGATGCTAGCAGGGATGACGCTGTGGGAGATCTTATCCCCCACCATCGAACGCAAGGGGTTTCTACCCATTAGCACCACCCGCGGCGACCGGCTGTTCATCGGCTTACTCTCCGCTGCGTTTATTCACCTGGGGGTGATTGGCTTCACTACGCTATCCATCTGGATAGCACTGGCACTATCAGCGGTATGGCTGCTGGTGTTGATGCGCTGGGGCTAGGCCAACGGCACGCTCAGCGGATGTACGGCGGTATCAAGGACGCTCACGTTATCAAGGAAGAGCACAACAAAACGAGGTCAACATGCGTAATAACAAGTTCAAACTCACTACCCTCGCCGCTAGCCTAATGCTCGCCTCGGGGAGCCTAATGGCAGACGACCACGACGCACGGGCAATTGCAGAGCGTTTGGTGGACGAGCATTTCCAGGACTCGACGCTCAGCCGTGAAGAGCAGATCGAAGAGCTACTGTGGTTCGCCAAGGCTGCCGAACCCTTCCGCGGTATGGATATACAGACCGTGGCCGAGGGCCTGACCACGCACGTGTACGAAAGCGAAGTGCTCGCGCCCGCGTTTAGCGAGCTGACCGGCATCAACCTGACTCATAACATCATTGGCGAAGGTGACGTGGTCGACACCATGCAGAACCAGATGCAGTCGGGCAACAGCATCTACGACGGTTTTGTAAACGACACCGACTCCATCGGCACCCATATTCGCTACGGCACTACCATCAACCTCAGCCAAGCGATGGAAAACGAGTGGGCGGACTACACCCTGCCCACGCTGGATCTGGACGACTTCATCGGCCTGCAGTATGGCACCGGCCCGGATGGCAGCCTTTACCAGCTACCCACCCAGCAATTCGCCAACCTCTACTGGTTCCGTTATGACTGGTTCCAGCGTGAAGACCTGCAAGCCCAGTTCCGTGACATCTACGGCTACGACCTAGGCGTGCCCACCAACTGGACTGCCTATGAAGATATCGCTGAGTTCTTTACCGAGCATGTCGGTGAAATCGACGGTACCAAGGTATACGGGCACATGGACTATGGCCGTCGCGACCCGTCGCTGGGCTGGCGCTTCCATGACTCCTGGCTCTCCATGGCAGGTATGGGCAGCCCCGGCGTACCGTCCGGTAACCCGGTGGATGACTGGGGTATTCGTGTCAACGAAGAGAGCCAGCCGGTCGGCGCAAGCGTAAGTCGCGGGGGCGCCACCAACTCCCCCGCCTCGGTGTTTGCGATGCAGAAAGCCGTGGATTGGCTGCGTGACTTCGCGCCGCCCGAAGCTCAAGGTATGACCTTTGGTGAAGCTGGCCCCGTGCCCGCCCAGGGCCATATCGCTCAGCAAATCTTCTGGTATACCGCCTTTACCGCCGACATGACCGATCCATCTGTTGCCGTGACCGACGATGAAGGCAATCCGCTGTGGCGCATGGCGCCTTCTCCCACCGGCCCCTACTGGGAAGAAGGCATGAAAGTGGGTTATCAGGACGTAGGTGCCTGGACCTTCTTCGACTCTACGCCTGAAGACCGCCGCACCGCTGCCTGGCTGTTTGCCCAGTTCACCGTGGCGAAAACCACCTCGCTGGAAAAACTGATGGCTGGCCTAACGCCGATTCGTGAGTCTGACATCTTCTCTGAGCAGATGACCGAAATGGCACCCAAACTGGGCGGTTTGGTGGAGTTCTATCGCAGTCCGAACGAATCCAACTGGACCCCCACCGGTACCAACGTACCGGACTACCCGCGCATGGCACCGCTGTGGTGGCAGAACCTGGCACCGGTCATGAGTGGCGAAGTCACCCCGCAAGAAGGTCTGGATAAGCTGGCGGCCGATATGGACAGCACCATGAACCGCCTCGCACGCGCCAACGTCTTCGACAGCTACGCCCCGGTGCTGAACGAAGAGCGTGACCCGCAGTACTGGCTTGACCAGGAAGGCGCACCCAAGCCGAAGCTGGAGAACGAAATGCCGCAAGGCACGACCGTTCCTTACGATGAAATGATGGAAGCATGGATGGCGGCCGGTACCCGCTAAGACCTGCTGGGCGGGCGCAAGCCCGCCCACTCACCGTGGTGTCATCAGCGGAGGCAGCCATGCCCTCTCCACTGGTCGAGACCGCCACCAACACGGGGCTTTTTCTTAATTAATTGGAACCGCTATGAAACTGCGTAACCGTAATGTCGAGAAATTGCACACTGATGACTTTGACGCACTGATTATCGGTGGCGGCATCAATGGTGCAGCAACCGCCGCCGCCCTGGCGGGCAAAGGTGCCAAAGTGGCCCTGATCGACCGTGGCGACTTTGCTGGCAGTACCAGCATGCACTCCTCGAACCTGGTTTGGGGCGGCATCAAATATATGGAAAGCAAAGACTTTGCGTTGGTACGTAAGCTCTGCAAAAGCCGCAACCATTTAATCAAAAGCTACCCGTCTACCGTTCAAGAAATTCGTTTCCTTACCACGATTACCAAAGGTTTCCGCCACTCTCCGCGCTATTTGTGGGCGGGCACCTGGCTTTATTGGCTGATGGGCAACGGCTTCACCAAGTTACCGCGCTTGCTCTCGCCCAAAAAGATCAAGCAAGAAGAGCCTATTATCGATATCGACGGCGCCGTTGGCGGGTTCGAGTACTCGGATGCTTACCTGCACGATAACGATGCCCGTTTCGTATTTAACTTCGTGCGCCATGCCCTCAACTACGGTGCCGTGGCGGCCAACTACGTCGAATCGTTGGGGGCCGAACGCGAAGGCGATACCTGGGTGACCAAAGCCCGCAACGTGATGGATGGCAGTACGTTCACTATTCGCTCCAAAGTATTGATCAATGCAGCTGGCCCCTGGGTCGATCAGCACAATGCGCTCACCGGGCAAAAAACCACCCACCAGCATCTTTACTCCAAAGGTATACACCTGATCGTGCCGCAGTTAACCGACACCAAGCGGGTGCTGGCATTTTTTGCGGATGATGGGCGGCTATTTTTTGTGATTCCAATGGGAAACCGCACCTGCATCGGCACCACCGACACCCATATGGAGCATCCTGAGGTGGATGTCACCGCCGACGACATCGCGTTCGTTTTGGAGAACATCAACAAGCGTCTGACGCTCGACAAACCCCTCACCCAGGAGGACATCATTTCGACACGCTGCGGCGTGCGTCCTCTGGCAATCAAAGCCGACCAGGGCAGCGACCGAGACTTCCTTCAACTATCCCGTAAACACGTCATCGATACCAACGCCGAGAGTGCCCACATCAGTATTTTCGGCGGCAAGCTCACCGACTGTTTGAACGTCGGCGACGAAATCGCCGACGAGGTGAAGCAGCTTGGCGTGTCGCTCAGCGATCCTAACTTTCACTGGTACGGCGAGCCGCCCGAAGCGGTGAAGCAGCAGTTCATGGATCAAGCCAAGCGCATGAACCTGGATGCGATGACGGCGTCAACCTCCTCGGAGCCCCTCTCCTCACGTCTGTGGCGGCGCTACGCTGAACAGGCCATCCCCATGCTGGAGAAGATCCGCCAGGACCCATCGGAAGCCGACATTTTGATCGAAGGCACCGAGTACATTCGCTGCGAGCTGGAGCATGCGCGGGATCATGAGATGATCACACAGCTGGAAGACTTCTTGCGTCGGCGGGCAAAAGTGTCGCTGGTGGTTCACCACGAGCAGTTACGCCACTCTCCAGGGCTGAAAGAGGCATGTCGTGTGCTTTTTGGCGATGAGGCAGAGGCACGGTTCACCACCTACTTCGAAGAGAACCGTGACACCTCGCGGCCGCCGGAAGAGGCGTTAGGCACCCTTTCCTGATCGTTGACGCCGTTGCCCTACACGTCACCTGCCACCACGCAGCAAACAAATACCCCGGCGAGATATTACGCCGGGGTATTCGTATTCTTGGGAACGAACGGGTTACTCTTCGTGTTCTACGAGTAGTTGTGAATCGCCTGCCAGCACTTCATCCCAGGCCTCTTCCAGAGTGTAACCCAGTCGACTATCGATGGTATCGATGACTTCAACGGCATGCTGTAGCGACTCACGGTTACTCTTCAGCGCCAACACCAGCTTGGCTAAATCTTGCTTGCTGAAAGAGCTAGCGATACGGTCGGCTTGTTGGCTCAATTCGATGCAGTTCATGGTTAGTCCCTCATGGTATGGTCAGCCGCTGCTCGTTATTGTTAGATATTTCATTAGTGAATAAACAAGCAGCCATCTTAATTAACGACGAATGGTGACGTTGCTACTCATGCTGGGCCGGGTAAGTGCCCAGTTCGGTAACTGCGAAACGGTCACAAGCGTTACAAGACCTTCGCCTTAAGCGCCCTGGTAATGCGGCAGCGCCTCGGTGTGTAGCAAGGATGAGAGCGACGTATCGGGATAACAAAACACCGCCCTGATCCATGACTTCACTATGGTTCACGGCTGTCATGCCCACAATGCATCATTGGCAGCAGGTCGGGTTGTAGCTTGACTACATAACGGCCACAAAAGCGTTATCGCTGACGCAGACTTTCAAGAAGGGAGTTAAACGACTGTTTTAACAAGGCCGGAAAAAAACGACCGTAGGAACTAACGAACTTGCCAACGATAAAAAACACCCGTTAATTAAAAACGAATGCAGTTTACTCTTAAATATCGATTCCTCTATACGACCAAGGGCGATAGCTTCGTTATAAAACCGCCATAAAAAAACGCCGCTGTGTGTCAACGGCGTTCATATTTGCGCTTTACGGTGGCCCTGTTAAGTAGAGCGCACCCGGGATACTGCATCCAACCAGCCCTGGTAGAGCTTTTCACGCGTTGCCTCTTCCATGGAGGGCGTAAAACTGCGCTCGCAGCGCCAGAGTTGCTCGATCTCCTCCAGCGTGTCGTACCAACCGAGCCGCAACCCGGCCAAATAGGCAGCCCCTAGCGCGGTGGTCTCCAGAATCGTCGGCCGATCCACCTGAACATTGAGCATATCGGCCAAGAATTGCATGACCCAGCTGTTTTTCACCATACCGCCATCGACACGCAGGTTGCCCGGTGCGGCTTCCATGTCATCGTTCATGCAGTGCTGCAGGTCGCGAGTTTGGTAACACACCGCCTGAAGCCCCGCCGCGACAATTTCGGCAATACCTGTATCGCGGGTTAAGCCAAAAATCGCGCCACGGGCCTTAGGGTCCCAGTGGGGCGCACCTAGCCCGGTAAAGGCTGGCACTAGATAAACGCTGTGGCCGCTGCGAGTTTTCTGGGCCAGCGCTTCGGTTTCCGAGGCATCGGCAAACAGGTTCAACCCATCCCGGAGCCATTGCACTGTTGCCCCTGCGACAAAGATGCTGCCCTCCATGGCATAGGTGGGCTTGCCGTTAATGCGGTAGCCAATGGTCGTCAGCAGGCGGTTACGCGATACCGAGGCCGTTTCCCCAGTGTTCACGATCATGAAGCAGCCGGTACCGTAAGTGCTTTTACCCATGCCGGGTTTGAAGCACGCCTGCCCAACAAGCGCTGCCTGCTGGTCGCCTGCAACACCTGCAATCGGCAGTGGCGCGCCCAGCCAGTGGGCTTCTACGGTGCCAAAATCGTCGCTTGAATCTTTCACCTCGGGGAGCATATTGGCGGGCACGTTAAACAGTGCCAGCAGCTCGTCATCCCAAGTTTGGTGATGAATATTAAACAACGCCGTGCGCGAAGCGTTGGTGGCATCGGTCACGTGTCTTTTACCGTCGGTTAAACGCCACATCAGAAAGCTATCGATGGTACCAAAAGCCAGTTCACCGCGGGCAGCGCGCTCGCGGGCACCCTCGACATTATCGAGAATCCAGGCGAGTTTGGTGGCGGAAAAATAAGGGTCGATCAACAGGCCGGTTTTTGCCTGCACGGCCTCGGTGTGCCCCTCGTCACGTAGCGCCTGACAGCGCTCGGAGGTGCGCCGGTCTTGCCACACAATGGCGTTGTAAAGCGGCTTACCGGTGGCGCGGTCCCACACCACGGTAGTTTCACGTTGGTTGGTAATGCCTACGCCATCCACTTGTTCTGGCGTTATCTTGGCTTTGCTTAACACCTCGCGACAGGTGGCAATCACCGAATCCCAAATGTCTTCAGGATCGTGTTCGATCCACCCATCTTGCGGAAAGTGTTGAGGAAACTCTTGCTGGGCAACTGCCGCTATTTGGCCTTGGCGATCAAACAAAATCGCGCGGGAGCTGGTCGTGCCTTGATCGATGGCGAGAATAAAGGAGGACATATCGCGTTCACTTTGTTGTAGGATCTTTCGATTTTGTCTGTTTTGTTTCGTTTTATTATCATTCAAGGCTACTCCAGGCGTCTGGAATGCTCAAGTATGAAACTCTCCCACCTTAGCCATAGCGCTCCTGAGCGGTGTTGTAGCAGGCGCTAAGCAATGTGCAGTGCGACATCGTGTTGGGTGAGCAGTCGTTGAATCGCCTCGGGGGGCTTACGGTCGGTAAACAGCGCATCCAACTGTGAGATATTGCCCTGACGCACCACCGGATTACGGTGGAATTTCGAGTAGTCGGCGGCTAGATACACCCGCCGGGAGTTAGCAATGATCGCCTGGGCAACGCGCACCTCTTGATAATCGAACTCCAGCAGCGAGCCATCCTCGTCGATGCCGCTGATCCCGATGATGCCGTAATCCACTTTGAACTGATTGATGAAGTCGATGGTGGCCTCACCAATGATTCCTCCATCTCGAGAGCGTACCTGCCCCCCCGCGATGATCACGGTGAAGTCCTCTTTATGCTGCAGAATCGCCGCCACGTTCAAGTTATTGGTAATGATCTCCAGCCCTTGATGCTCTAAAAGCGCCTGGGCGATCATCTCGTTACTGGTACCGATATTAATGAACAGCGATGCGTGGTGAGGAATGTGTTGCGCTAAGCACCGGGCAATGCGCTCTTTCTCTTCGAGATGCAGGGTTTTACGGGTGCTATAAGCAGTATTCACCGTGCTGGACTCTACCCCAACGCCGCCGTGAACCCGACGCACGCGGCCGTCGTTGGCCAACGTGTTCAAGTCCCGACGAATGGTCTGCGGCGTCACCGCGAAGTGTTCGGTGAGCTGTTCGATGCTCATATAGCCGTGCTGGCGAACCAGTTCGACGATGGCATCCTGGCGGTACTGTTGGTTCATAAGCCCGGCCTGTTCGATATTTGTTGGTCTATGTGCGTTATAGATTAGCAAAATTTTCGGAATCTAATAGCGCGAACATTCGAACAGGCCGATGTTTGGCGTGGCCTAACAGCTAGGTTATAGCGGCCACACCCACAGAATGGCGGGAATGGCCGCCGCCATGACCACCAGCGATAGCGGCAACCCCAGCTTCCAATAATCACCAAACCGGTAGCCACCGGGGCCTAACACCAGGGTATTCGACTGATGCCCAATCGGGGTTAAAAACGCACAGGAAGCACTCACGGCCACCACCATCAAGAACGGGTCCAACGAGGCATCGAAGCCGTTGGCGAGGCTGGCCGCAATGGGCGCCATCAGCAAAGCGGCGGCTGCGTTGTTGACCACGTTGGAGAGCAGCATGGAGAGCAGAAACAGTCCCACCAAGGAGACGATAATCGGCCACTCCACGCCAAAGCGCAGCAGCGCCTCGGCTATGATATCCGCACCGCCGCTGGTTTCTAGCGCTTCGCCCACGGGCAGCATGGCGGCAAGCAAGACGATCACCGGGCCATCGATGGCTTGATAGCCATCCCTCAACGGCAGTACGCCAATCAGCAGCGACACCAGCGCGGCGGTGCTCATGGCGACGGCAGCGGGCAGCAGATCGAACAGCATCGCGACGATCGCCAAGGCGAAAATCCCCACCGACACGGCCAATTTTCGCGGCTGCCCAAGATGCAGCTCACGGTTGGCCAGCGGCAGGCAGCCGAGGGTCGATAGGCTATCGGCGATTTCGTTCTCACTGCCCTGAAGCAGCAACACGTCACCGGTTTGAAAACGAATGTCTCGCAGTCGCTGCTTCAAGCGGCCACCGTCACGGGCCACGGCCACTAAATGCAAGCCAAACTGATGGTTGAGGCGCAGCTGCCGCACGCTACGATTGATCATCATCGAATCGTTACGCACGACGGCTTCGATGAGCTGTAACCCTTCGGTATCGACCGGCTGACGTTCATCGCCCTTCTCCGCGTCCTCGCCCTGCTCCTGTCCATCCTCTGGGTCTTCGGGTTCGGCAATGGCGCTAAGGCCCACTTTGTCCTCTAGCAGCTTCAGCTCGTCGGGGCCGGCTTCCAGCAGCAGGATGTCGCCCTCACGAAGCACACCATGAAACTGGTAGCCCGCTCGACGGTTGTCTTCACGAACCACCGCCAAAACGGGAATGGTTTCCTCGAGCTCATCGCGCAGCTGCTGCAGGGTCAGCCCGTTGGCCTTGGAGTCCTCGGTCACTTTCAACTCGACCAGGTAGTTAGCCGTATCGAACATGTCATCCGCTGCCGCTTGGCTGCTGCGCTTGGGCGTCAATCGCCAGCCCACCAGCACGATAAATGCCAAGCCAACGAGTGCCACCACTATGCCCACTGGTGAGAAACTAAACATGCCAAAGTTGTCGCCGGTAATATTGCCCCGGTAAGTGGAAATAATGATGTTAGGCGGCGTCCCGATCAGCGTGGTCAAGCCACCCAGGAGCGACCCAAACGCTAGCGGCATCAACAGCAGTGAAGGAGAGGTATTGTGTTCACGGGCAAGCCGCATGGCCACCGGCAGCAGCAGCGCCAGCGCCCCTACGTTATTCATCACGCCAGACAGCACAACGACCGTACCCACCAGTACGAGCAGTTGCAGCATTAAGCGCTCACCCACTTTGAGTACCTGATTGGCGATGACATCCACCACGCCGGAGCGCTCAAAACCACGGCTTAACACCAGCACCGCTGCCACGGTAATCACCGCAGGATGGCCAAAGCCTGCAAAGGCGTCATCCGCAGGCACCAGCCCAAGCATTACCGAACCTAGCAGGGCCGCCAAGGCGACCAAATCGTAGCGAAACCGACCCCAGATAAAGGCCACCAGCGTAAGCCCCAGCACGATAAACACCAGCGTGCTGGGGGTCAGTCCTAAACTTTCCAGAGTCATTCGCGTGCCATCTCCCTATGTTGTCGCTCCTCTTCCCTGACACGGAAAGTATGGAGTGTTCAGCATCACATTAGGCGATGACTATACAGCCGTACAAGCACTGAAAAATAGGAAAAAATAGCGCGCGGATTAGCGTTTCATTCGTGCCAGTAACCGCTCGACGGCTTCTAGATGTTCCGGTTCGTTGTGGCACATGCCTTGGAACACGGCGCACACATCCAGAAACGGCTTTAGCTCCATATCCGAGGCCATTTTCATGAGCCGCTTGGTGAGCCGTGTCGCTTTCGGCGGCTGGGCCGCCATGCGGTTGGCATGGGCCAGAGCGGCTTCCATCAGCTGCTCCGGCTCCACGACTTCTAGCACTACACCGTAGGCAAGCGCTTCATCAGCGCTGATCACCCGGCCTGAGAGGGTTAGCTCAAAGGCACGCTGGTAACCAATTTGGCGCTGCATAAACCACGCCCCGCCATCGCCGGGGATAATGCCTAAGTTAAGAAACGTCTCACCAAAGCTCGCCTTGCGGGACGCAATACGCAAATCGGCCATGTTGGCCAAATCAAACCCGGCACCTATCGCTGCACCATTCACGGCGGCGATGATGGGCACTTCAACTTGATGAAGCGCCAGCGGCATTCGCTGAATACCCGTGCGGTAGCGCTCAGCGACTTCGGCTACGTCCCCCGCAAAGTCGCCGCCGCGTTCGGCCATATCTTTTACATTGCCACCCGCGCAAAAAGTGCTGCCTGCACCGGTGATCACCAGCACCGAGACGTCCTGGCTATGGTTCACCCATGCAGCGGTGGCGACGATATCATCCACCAGCGCCGTGCCGGTAAGCGCATTGCGCACGTCGTGGCGGTTAAGCGTGAGCGTTGCCACACGGTTTTCCAGCGTTAGGGTAGCGTCGGTTAATTCAGGTAGCGTTCGGCTCATGATTGGCGCTCCACGATGATTCGGGCATCGACGATGGCATAGTTAGCGGCAGAATGGCCTTTCGGATAGGCAATCACCGGGTTCAAGTCTAGCTCGCTAATCTCCGGGTAGGCCTCCACCAATTGGGATACTTGCATCAGCAGTGACACCAGCGCCTGCTTATCGACCCCTGCCGCCCCGCGTACTCCCGCCAGCACTTTTTGCGCTTTGAGTTGATTGACCATGGACTGCGCGTCGCGCAGGGTCAGCGGCAGCGAGCGGAAGGCTACGTCCTCAAGCACCTCCACAAAGATACCGCCCAAACCAAACATCAGCACCGGGCCGAAAATCGGGTCGCGGAGCATGCCGATAATCACCTCAACGCCCTTCTCCGCCATTGGCGTGACCAGCACGCCCTCTACCTGGGCGTTCGGGTCGTAAGCCTGGGCGTTTAAGTGAATGGCTTGAAAGGCATCGCGCAGTGCGGCGTCACCCACTAAGTTGAGCTTGACCCCGCCCGCGTCGGATTTATGCAGAATATCTTTCGAGACCACCTTCATCGCCAGCGGCTTGCCCTGCGTGCGCTGGGCGATCTCGGCGAGTTCGTCCTCACGACGCACCAGCCACTCCTCAGGCACCGCGATACCGTGTTCCGCCAACAGCCCCTTCGCTTCAAACTCCAGTAAATCGCGCCCTTCCGCCTTGGCTGCGGCAAACATGGCCCTGCCTGTTTCCGATGGCGCGGCGGGCGCTATCGTCTCCTGCACTTGTTGGCTGGCCAGATACTCCCCTCGCTCACCTAAGGCAGCAAGCACGCGCACCGCATGCTCAATGGAGGCGTACACCGGCAAACCGGCTTCGTGTAAACGGCGCAGCGCAGGCGGTTTGATGGGGGCGTAGAGGCTGTAAATCACCAGCGGCTTCTCGGAGGCTTGAGCAAGCTCTACCATGCGCTCCGCGCCACGCATCTCGTCCCCCATCAGCGACTCCGAAAAGCGCAGGCTATACCCGCCGAACATGCCGACCAGGAAGACGCTATCGACGCCTTCATCCGCCATCACCAGCTCAATGCAGCGGGCCAGCAGCGAGGGGCTCGCATCCGAGGAGCCCGCCACGTCCACCGGGTTAAGGGTAGATGCCTGAGGCAGTAACACCTCGCGCAGTGCAGAGCGGGTAGCGTCAGAAAGCTCGGCCAGCGTCAGGCCCGCTTCAGATAACCGGTCGGCGGCGATGGTGGCTTGGCCGCCGCCGTCAGAAATCACCGCCACGCGCTTACCAGGGGCTTTTTGCAGCCGCCCTAGCCCTTCCGCCACGGGCAGGATTTCATCGGAGTACTGCACCACGCTAACGCCTGCCTGGCGCAACAAATCGACGGTCATTTGGTAGCTACCGGCCAATGCACCGGTATGGGAGCTGGCAGCCTTTTGGCCCTGCTCGGTGGCACCGGATTTATACACCACCACCGGCTTCATGGCGGTCACGTCACGGGCCACTTTCAGAAACTGCTGCCCATCACGGAAGCCTTCCACGTAGAGCGTCGCCACACGGGTATGCTCGTCTTCGCCTAGGTAGCGCAGGTAATCGTTAAAGCCGATATCACTC from Halomonas meridiana encodes the following:
- the glpK gene encoding glycerol kinase GlpK is translated as MSSFILAIDQGTTSSRAILFDRQGQIAAVAQQEFPQHFPQDGWIEHDPEDIWDSVIATCREVLSKAKITPEQVDGVGITNQRETTVVWDRATGKPLYNAIVWQDRRTSERCQALRDEGHTEAVQAKTGLLIDPYFSATKLAWILDNVEGARERAARGELAFGTIDSFLMWRLTDGKRHVTDATNASRTALFNIHHQTWDDELLALFNVPANMLPEVKDSSDDFGTVEAHWLGAPLPIAGVAGDQQAALVGQACFKPGMGKSTYGTGCFMIVNTGETASVSRNRLLTTIGYRINGKPTYAMEGSIFVAGATVQWLRDGLNLFADASETEALAQKTRSGHSVYLVPAFTGLGAPHWDPKARGAIFGLTRDTGIAEIVAAGLQAVCYQTRDLQHCMNDDMEAAPGNLRVDGGMVKNSWVMQFLADMLNVQVDRPTILETTALGAAYLAGLRLGWYDTLEEIEQLWRCERSFTPSMEEATREKLYQGWLDAVSRVRST
- a CDS encoding DeoR/GlpR family transcriptional regulator; translated protein: MNQQYRQDAIVELVRQHGYMSIEQLTEHFAVTPQTIRRDLNTLANDGRVRRVHGGVGVESSTVNTAYSTRKTLHLEEKERIARCLAQHIPHHASLFINIGTSNEMIAQALLEHQGLEIITNNLNVAAILQHKEDFTVIIAGGQVRSRDGGIIGEATIDFINQFKVDYGIIGISGIDEDGSLLEFDYQEVRVAQAIIANSRRVYLAADYSKFHRNPVVRQGNISQLDALFTDRKPPEAIQRLLTQHDVALHIA
- a CDS encoding SLC13 family permease, with protein sequence MTLESLGLTPSTLVFIVLGLTLVAFIWGRFRYDLVALAALLGSVMLGLVPADDAFAGFGHPAVITVAAVLVLSRGFERSGVVDVIANQVLKVGERLMLQLLVLVGTVVVLSGVMNNVGALALLLPVAMRLAREHNTSPSLLLMPLAFGSLLGGLTTLIGTPPNIIISTYRGNITGDNFGMFSFSPVGIVVALVGLAFIVLVGWRLTPKRSSQAAADDMFDTANYLVELKVTEDSKANGLTLQQLRDELEETIPVLAVVREDNRRAGYQFHGVLREGDILLLEAGPDELKLLEDKVGLSAIAEPEDPEDGQEQGEDAEKGDERQPVDTEGLQLIEAVVRNDSMMINRSVRQLRLNHQFGLHLVAVARDGGRLKQRLRDIRFQTGDVLLLQGSENEIADSLSTLGCLPLANRELHLGQPRKLAVSVGIFALAIVAMLFDLLPAAVAMSTAALVSLLIGVLPLRDGYQAIDGPVIVLLAAMLPVGEALETSGGADIIAEALLRFGVEWPIIVSLVGLFLLSMLLSNVVNNAAAALLMAPIAASLANGFDASLDPFLMVVAVSASCAFLTPIGHQSNTLVLGPGGYRFGDYWKLGLPLSLVVMAAAIPAILWVWPL
- a CDS encoding enoyl-CoA hydratase-related protein translates to MSRTLPELTDATLTLENRVATLTLNRHDVRNALTGTALVDDIVATAAWVNHSQDVSVLVITGAGSTFCAGGNVKDMAERGGDFAGDVAEVAERYRTGIQRMPLALHQVEVPIIAAVNGAAIGAGFDLANMADLRIASRKASFGETFLNLGIIPGDGGAWFMQRQIGYQRAFELTLSGRVISADEALAYGVVLEVVEPEQLMEAALAHANRMAAQPPKATRLTKRLMKMASDMELKPFLDVCAVFQGMCHNEPEHLEAVERLLARMKR